In one Melaminivora jejuensis genomic region, the following are encoded:
- a CDS encoding beta-ketoacyl-[acyl-carrier-protein] synthase family protein, which translates to MSPLLLSATTLTTCLGRGLAVHAEALRTGQSGLRPCDFETVQLDTWIGEVEGVDAAALPASLHEYDCRNNRLALAGLEADGFVERVRAAVQRYGSRRVGVFLGTSTSGILETELAYRARDAATGALPASLRYATAHCPFSVTDFVRQYLGLEGVALTISTACSSSAKVFAAAARQMALGTIDAAVVGGVDSLCLTTLYGFASLQLTSTQPARPYDARRDGISIGEAAAFALLERADAAQGGGVWLLGTGESSDAHHMSAPHPEGLGARLAMEAALRSAGLAPQQVDYVNLHGTATPANDAAEGLAMAALFGAGVPCSSTKGATGHTLGAAGAVEAVIAALALTHGWIPGSPGTQVLDEALALDYRLAVSAAPLRTVLSNSFGFGGSNCALVLGARP; encoded by the coding sequence GTGTCTCCCCTGCTTCTTTCCGCCACCACGCTGACGACCTGTCTCGGAAGAGGCCTTGCCGTGCATGCCGAGGCGCTGCGCACCGGCCAATCGGGCCTGCGCCCCTGCGATTTCGAAACGGTGCAGCTGGACACCTGGATCGGCGAGGTGGAAGGCGTTGACGCCGCCGCACTGCCTGCCAGCCTGCACGAGTACGACTGCCGCAACAACCGCCTGGCCCTGGCGGGCCTGGAGGCCGACGGCTTCGTCGAGCGCGTGCGTGCCGCCGTGCAGCGCTACGGCAGCCGGCGTGTGGGCGTGTTCCTGGGCACCAGCACCTCGGGCATCCTGGAAACCGAGCTGGCCTACCGTGCCCGCGACGCAGCCACCGGCGCGCTGCCTGCCTCCCTGCGCTATGCCACCGCGCACTGCCCCTTTTCCGTCACCGACTTCGTGCGCCAGTACCTGGGGCTGGAGGGTGTGGCGCTGACCATCTCCACGGCCTGTTCGTCCAGCGCCAAGGTGTTTGCCGCCGCCGCGCGGCAGATGGCCCTGGGCACCATCGACGCGGCCGTGGTCGGCGGGGTGGACAGCCTGTGCCTGACGACGCTGTACGGCTTCGCTTCGCTGCAGCTCACCTCCACGCAGCCCGCGCGGCCCTACGACGCGCGGCGCGATGGCATCTCCATCGGCGAAGCGGCGGCGTTCGCGCTGCTGGAGCGTGCCGACGCGGCGCAGGGCGGCGGCGTCTGGCTGTTGGGCACGGGCGAATCCAGCGACGCCCACCACATGTCCGCTCCCCACCCCGAGGGCCTGGGCGCACGCCTGGCGATGGAGGCGGCGCTGCGCTCGGCCGGCCTCGCGCCGCAGCAGGTGGACTACGTGAACCTGCACGGCACGGCCACTCCCGCCAACGACGCAGCCGAAGGATTGGCCATGGCGGCGCTGTTCGGCGCCGGCGTGCCCTGCAGCTCGACCAAGGGCGCGACCGGCCACACGCTGGGCGCCGCCGGCGCGGTGGAGGCGGTGATCGCCGCGCTGGCGCTCACGCACGGCTGGATTCCCGGCAGCCCCGGCACGCAGGTGCTCGATGAGGCGCTGGCGCTCGACTACCGCCTCGCGGTCAGCGCGGCGCCGCTGCGCACGGTGCTCAGCAACTCCTTCGGCTTTGGCGGCAGCAACTGTGCGCTGGTATTGGGGGCGCGGCCATGA